The sequence CCCACACCGGAACGTCAGGATAGGCTTCGTTGATCCACTCCACCATCTCTTTGGCCTGCTTCTTCCGCACGTCGATGCGGTTCGTGACGACGCCGACCTCGCGGATGCTCAATTCCTCGTCCTTGTAGTCGCCTTCGAGCATGGCTATGTGATCGTGGAGGAGTTCGAACGCGCGCTTGCTTGTCGTCTCGGCGAGTGCGGGAATGAGCACGTTCCGCGTCGCGTACAGTGCATTGTCGACGAGGTCGCCAAGGTTCGGCGGACAGTCGACCAGGACGTAATCGTACTCGTCCTCGACGCCGTCGAGTGCCAGCGATAGTTGCTCGGCGCCACGGCGGGAGAGCGTGAGTTCGCGCTCGGCTTGGGTCATGTCGATGTTCGACGGCACAACGTCGATCCCCATCTCTGGGTGCGTGCGCATGATGTTCGTGATCTCGTCGCGCTTCTCGGGTTTCGTCAGGACGTCGAACAGCGACGGCGGCTGTTCGTCGTACGCATCCATCATCCCCAGATTCTCCGTTGCGTTGCCCTGCGGGTCGAGGTCAACGAAGAGGACATCATGACCGCGATCGGCAATAGCACCGGCGACGTTGACGGCAACAGTCGTTTTTCCGACGCCGCCCTTCTGGTTCGTCACAGCCAGTTTTGCAGGT is a genomic window of Halostella limicola containing:
- a CDS encoding ParA family protein, translated to MAEPAKLAVTNQKGGVGKTTVAVNVAGAIADRGHDVLFVDLDPQGNATENLGMMDAYDEQPPSLFDVLTKPEKRDEITNIMRTHPEMGIDVVPSNIDMTQAERELTLSRRGAEQLSLALDGVEDEYDYVLVDCPPNLGDLVDNALYATRNVLIPALAETTSKRAFELLHDHIAMLEGDYKDEELSIREVGVVTNRIDVRKKQAKEMVEWINEAYPDVPVWEIRERAAIQRSLDEGASLFEVEPECDQLTTFEEIAASLDEQFGLAEVTA